TGCAGGCTGCCGGTTCAGGCCCGGTCGTTGATGGTTCGGCCATCATTAGAAGACAACGGATGATCAAATCACCGCTTGAGATCAGCCGGTTTGAATCGGCAGCCGCTGTAGTTGACGAGGCGCTGAACGAGGCGCTTAATTTCTTGAAGCCGGGCGTAACGGAATTGGAATGGATGGCACGCGTTGAATATGAGCTGCGTATTAGAGGACATATCGGCTTGATGAGGATGCGGGGGTATAATCAGGAAATTGCGACGGGTATGTTTATCGCGGGGTCTGCAGCCGCTGTTCCCACGTATTTCGATGGTCCTGCCGGCGGGCTTGGCCTTGGAGCGACATCGCCGCAAAGCGTCAGCCGCAAAGCGATTGAACGGAATGAGCCTATTTTGATGGATATCGGCTGCTGTATCGATGGTTATGTGATTGATCAGACCCGTACTGCTGTTATCGGAGAATTGCCGGAGAAGCTGGCTCGTGCGTATAACGTATCCGAAGCCATTATCCGGAAAGCGGAGAACGGAATGGTGCAGGGGGCGATCTGTTCGGCTCTGTATGCTAGAGCTCTCGAGCAGGCGGATGAAGAGGGACTTTCACCGCATTTTATGGGCTATGGCGCTGACCAGGCTAAATTCCTTGGGCATGGAATCGGGCTTGAGATCGATGAATGGCCGGTTCTTGCCAAAGGGTTTGATATTCCGCTGGAAGCGGGAATGGTGATCGCCGTTGAACCGAAGTTTACGTTTCCCGGTGAAGGTGTAGTCGGTATTGAGAACAGCTATTTGATTACGGACGGCCGCCCGCGGGCTTTGACATTCACCAGAGAAGGACTAATCAAACTGCCATAAACAGGTATGCCAAGGGGGCTTTGCGGGAATGGACCGTCTATTATCAAAGAGGCTTCACCGTGATTACATCACCGTGTATCGATTAAGCTCGCTTATTACGCATCTTGTGCTTTACGTGATTGTTATCGCCTATCTGACGTTTGCGGCATGGAAGCATTGGACTTACATCCCGGGCTTAATCGGGCTGGCGGTTGTAAGTCTCTCGGCTGTGTTGTTTGTATGGTTTTTTCCCGAGGTCAAATACCGGCGTTTTCAATATGAGCTGTTTGACGAGGAGCTGGAGATCAAATCCGGGCTTATCGTGATTCGCAATGTCCTTGTTCCGATGGTGCGCGTCCAGCATGTGGAGCTGGAGAGCGGACCGCTCATGCGCAAATACCAGCTTGCCAGCGTTGCGGTTGTAACCGCGGCAACCACGCACAGAATCAGCGGCCTCAAGCAAAGCGAAGCGCATTTTCTGAAGAGGCGGATCGGCCAGCTTGCGAAAGTAGATGATCAGGATGATTAAGAGAAACAAGCCGCGCAGGCTGCATCCGATTTATATCCTGTTCCCGTTATTCAACACGGTTAAAGGGCTGCTGCCGCTCATCATTATTACCTTGCTGCAGGGCGTGAATTGGTCGGGAGTAAACGGCTATGTCTATCTTGGAATTCTCGCTGCCGTAACCTTGCTTATGTTTCTTGGCTTATTTGGCTGGCGGAAATTTTCCTTTACCGTGGAGGATGACCGGATCGTCATCCGCAAAGGAATCCTGTTCAGAGACGAGAAGACAATCTACTTTGGCCGGATTCATTCGGTTAACCTCGAGCAGCCTATTCTGCAGCGGCTGTTTGGCGTTACGCAGGTCAAGATCGAGACTCCCGGAGGCAACAAGAAGGCTGACGGGATTCTCGCGGCTCTGACCGAGAAGGATGCTAGACAGCTGCAGAAGCTTCTGCTGGCTCCTCATGATCAACCGGCGGAGGCAATCGTACAGGAGCAGCCGGTTCTCCTTAACTATCAGTTAACCCCGGGCCAGCTGCTGCTTGCTGCCGCGACCTCCCTTAATTTTGGTCTGGTTGTCGCTTTTATCGCGGGGATTATCTCCCTGGCGGATGATTTCATTAACGAGCTGGCCCCGAATCTTTATTCCACGCTCTATAAGGAATCAACCAGCGTAGATCCAAACTATGCCGTTATAGCGGTTATCGCGGTATGCGGGCTTGCCGTCGCCTGGCTTTTGTCTCTTGTTTTGTATGTTATTAAGTTTACCGGGTTTACCGCAAATAAACAGGATGAGCAAATCTCGATTTCTTACGGCCTCCTGGAGAAAAAAGTTCATCATTTTGATGCCCGCAAGGTGCAGGCGGTTATCGTAGCGGAAGGGCTTCTCCATCAATGGATCGGATTTGCCCAAATTCAACTGCAGGTCATCTCCTCGGATAAAATGGAGCGGTTGATGCTGCATCCGTTTATTCCCGTAGCATCGCTTCAATCCGTTTTGGCCTGCTTTGTGCCGCAGTTTACAGCTGCAGAGATTAGAACAGCCGCGCCGAAACGGGCTTTTTTCGACTACGTTTGGAAAGGGCAGCTCGTTACGATTCTCCTCTGTGCCGTCTTCATCTACTTTTTCCATATCCCTGGGCTATGGTCTCTAATTCTGCTTCCCCTTGCCGCAGCGTGGAGCTGGAGCTGCCTATCGGCGGCAGGCATGAACTTGGAGGACGGACAGTTAACCCTCCGCAAGCGAAGCCTGACGAGAATGACTTATTACATGCGTAGGCCTCAAATTGTATCTATGGCTACAAGGCGGACGAGAGGACAGCAGAAAAGACGGCTGCTGACGGTCTCGGCGCATGTGCTGGGCAGCCTTCAGGCTTACCGCGTATATTGTCTCGAGCGGGAGGATGTTGAGAAGGTATGGCGCTGGTACAGCCGGCATCCATCCGGAAAATAAGAAGGGGGCAGTCGTCTGCTCCTTGCAATTGGACACCGCTATTATTTTTTAGTAGGATAATAGAGATAGACAGCGGCTGATAGACAGGAGTGAACACAATGCTGAGTTTAGGGGCAAAAGTTGTTATTATCGCTGACCAATTCGAGCAAAATCTCCCTCTTGGGGAGTCAGGTTATATAATCGCTTACGACCGCAATCCGGACAATGTGTTTGATTATGTGGTAAGAGTGCCTGCGGCTAACCGCAATTTCCTTGTACCGGACGAGGATGTTGAATTGGAGGAAGTACTGCTGCAGGAAGAAGTTGACCGGATCGAACGGGAGGCGCTGATTGATTACGCGCTGGCCACATTTAACGAAGAGTTGTTCAACCGGATTGTAAAGGGCGAAGAAAAGCCCGAGGAGAAGGACAATACCGGCGGCGAGAACCAAACAACGGAAGACTTTATTCGCCAGGTTAATCTGAAGGCGTGGATATAACGGCAATCATCCAAGCGGAGCTTATCCCTTACCGGGAGAGGCTCCGTTTCTTTTTACCTGCCTGACCACTTTGTGAAATGGCGATTATAAGCTATAATAGGAGGAATGAGTAGAAGGCTTGAAAGGGAGGACGAAGCATCCATGAGCATTACGATTAAAGACGTTGAGCATGTTGCGAATTTGGCGCGGCTGGAGCTCTCGAATGAAGAAAAAGAACAATTTACGGGACAGCTGAATGCGATCCTGAAATATGCGGAAAAGCTGGACAGCCTGGATACGGACAATGTAGAGCCGACCAGCCATGTGCTGCCGATCACGAACGTGATGCGGGAAGATATTACCCGCGAATCGCTTCCGATTGAGAAAGTGTTGCTTAACGCACCGGATGAAGAAGACGGCCAGATCAAAGTGCCGGCTGTACTGGAATAGAACTTACGGGTATTTGAAGGGAGGAACTGCTGTTGTCACTGTTTGATTTACGCCTACAGGATGTACATAGCAAGCTCAATAACAAAGAATTGACGGTTTCCGATTTGGTGGATGCTTCTTACCGCCGGATTGCGGAGACAGACGAAACGATTAAGGCTTTCCTTACATTAAATGAAGAGAATGCCCGCCGCCAGGCGGATAGCCTGGACAAGCAGCTTCTGGAGGGCGGCGAGCGCGGCCTTCTGTTTGGCTTGCCGTCCGGCGTAAAGGATAACATTGTAACGGAAGGGCTGCTTACAACATGCGCGAGCCAATTCCTGAGCAACTATAATCCGATTTATGATGCAACAACGGTTTCCAAGCTGAAATCCGCTCAGTCGGTTACGATCGGCAAGCTGAACATGGACGAGTTCGCGATGGGCGGCTCGAACGAGAACTCCAGCTACTATCCGACGCGCAACCCTTGGAATCCGGAATACGTTCCGGGCGGTTCGAGCGGCGGCTCTGCGGCTTCGGTTGCTGCGGGACAAGTCTACTTCTCCCTTGGCTCCGATACAGGCGGTTCAATTCGTCAGCCGGCTGCCTACTGCGGCATTGTTGGCCTCAAGCCGACATACGGCCTGGTATCCCGCTTTGGTCTCGTAGCGTTTGCTTCTTCATTGGATCAGATCGGTCCGCTCACGAAAAATGTTGAAGATTCCGCTTACGTGCTGCAAGCGATCGCGGGTTACGACGAGAAGGATTCGACATCCGCTAACGTTGATATTCCGGACTACACCAGTGCTCTTACGGGCGATGTGAAGGGTCTTCGCATTGGCGTGCCTAGAGAATATCTGGGCGAAGGTATCGATCCTAAGGTGAAGGAAGCCGTTATGCAGGCTCTCAAAACCTTCGAAAGCATGGGCGCAACCTGGGAGGAAGTATCGCTTCCGCATACCGAATATGCGATTGCGACTTACTATCTGCTCGCTTCCTCGGAAGCTTCGTCCAACCTGGCGCGTTTTGACGGCGTCCGTTACGGCGTTCGCGCGGACAACCCGGAGAACCTGATCGACCTGTACCGCAAATCGCGCAGCCAAGGCTTTGGCCCGGAAGTGAAACGCCGGATCATGCTGGGTACGTATGCGCTTAGCTCCGGTTATTACGATGCCTATTACCTGAAAGCGCAGAAGGTCCGTACGCTGATCAAGCAGGACTTCGATAATGTCTTCAACCAATACGATATCATCATCGGCCCTACGGCTCCGACAACCGCCTTCAAGATTGGCGAGCAGGTTGGCGATCCGCTGACGATGTACCTAAACGATATTTGTACGATTCCGGTAAGCCTTGCGGGCATTCCGGCAATCAGCGTTCCATGCGGAACGGCGGACGGCATGCCTATCGGCCTGCAAATCATCGGCAAGGCCTTTGATGAATCGACCGTGCTGCGTGCGGCTCATGCGTTTGAGCAGCAAACCGAATTCCATAAATTACGGCCGCAGCTAGGGTGAAGGGAGAAATTACGATGTCTGAATCGACTCAATACGAAACGGTAGTTGGTCTAGAAGTACACGTGGAGCTGCATACCAACAGTAAAATTTTCTGTGGCTGCTCCACAGCCTTTGGAGCTCCGGCCAATACTCATACATGCCCGGTATGTCTCGGGCACCCGGGCGTTCTGCCCGTCTTGAACAAGCAAGCTGTCGAATACGCGATGAAAGCGGCAATGGCGCTTAACTGCGAAATTGCGGATATTAGCAAATTCGACCGTAAAAACTATTTCTACCCGGATTCGCCAAAAGCGTATCAGATCTCGCAATTCGATCAGCCAATCGGCGAGAACGGCTGGATCGATATCGAAGTAAACGGCGAGACCAAACGGATCGGGATTACCCGCCTCCATTTGGAGGAAGACGCCGGCAAGTTGACTCACGTTGACGGGGGATATGCTTCGCTTGTTGACTTCAACCGCGTCGGTACGCCGCTTGTCGAGATCGTATCCGAGCCGGACATCCGTACGCCGGAAGAAGCGAAGGCTTACCTTGAGAAGCTGAAAGCGATTATGCTGTACTGCGAAGTATCGGACGTGAAGATGGAGGAGGGCAGCCTCCGCTGCGACGCTAACATCAGTCTTCGTCCTTACGGGCAGGAGAAGCTTGGCACTCGCGCCGAGCTGAAGAACATGAACTCGTTCCGCGGCGTTCAGCGCGGTCTTGAATATGAACAAATCCGCCAGGCTGAGATTCTGAATGAAGGCGGCCTAGTTGTACAGGAGACACGCCGCTTTGATGATACGCTGGGCAAAACCTTCTCGATGCGCGGCAAGGAAGAATCGCATGATTACCGTTACTTCCCGGATCCTGACCTGGTTCGCCTCAACATCAGCCAGGAATGGAAAGATCGTGTCCGCGCTTCGATTCCGGAGCTGCCGGATGCGCGCAAGGCCCGTTACACAAGCGATTACGGCTTGCCTTCCTATGACGCGGAAGTTATTACTTCTTCGAAGAAGCTTGCAGATTTCTTTGAGGAAAGCCTGAACTATACAAAGGATGCTAAAGCGGTGTCCAACTGGATTATGGGTGATCTGCTTGGTTATCTGAACGCGAACAGCCTGGAACTTTCCGAAGTGAAGATTACCGGCCAAGGTCTTGGAGAGATGATTGGACTGCTCGAGAAGGGCACCATCAGCAGCAAGATCGCGAAGACGGTCTTCAAGGCGATGCTGGAATCCGGTAAGCTGCCGCAGCAGATCGTTGAAGAGCAAGGTCTCGTCCAAATCAGCGACGAAGGCGCGCTTGTAGCCGTAGTGGATCAGATCATCCAAGCGAATCCGCAATCGGTGGAAGACTTTAAAGCAGGCAAAGACAAAGCGATCGGATTCCTGGTCGGCCAAATTATGAAAGAGACAAAAGGCAAAGCGAATCCGGCTCTCGTGAATAAGCTTCTGCTTGAACGTCTGAAAGCCTAATTGCCGATTTTTTGACGCCGCTCATCCAAAGTGATGGGCGGCGTCTTTTCATGGAATGCAGGTCCATATGCATACTAATATGGTACAATTATCATGATGAAAGGTTGTGCTGCCACTTGGGTCATGATCTCGCGAATCCATGGTACATTAATGAGCTTCATCTCGGGCTAAGATTGCTTCTCGCCATGCTCCTCGGCGGACTGATCGGCCTCGAGCGCGAACAGTCGAATCATGCGGCAGGGTTGCGCACGAACATTTTGGTATGTATCGGTTCTTGTTTGTTAATGCTCTTATCGATATATGGTTTTTCTTCTTTTGTTAATGAGACGAATGTCCGGGTCGATCCCGCCCGTCTGGCGGCAGCTGTTATTACGGGTGTCGGGTTTCTCGGAGCGGGTACTATTATGTTTACGGGCAAGTCCATTACGGGGCTGACAACGGCGGCTTCCTTGTGGGTGGTATCGGCAATCGGACTTGCGGTAGGCGCCGGATTTTATTTTGCCGCGGTAACCTCAACCGTGCTGGTACTTCTTATTCTTTGGGCTTTCAATAAGCTGGAGAAAAGATACATCAGCACGAAGCGGGAGCACAAATTAATCGTTCAGGCAGATGAACAGTCCACCATTGTCCTAACGCTAAACGCTTTGCTGACCGAGAAGCAGATTATGATCCGTAAGGTCATGCTGGAGGAAAGCGCGAAGCACGAGCAGGGCGTGCAGCAGTTTATGCTTCATTTGACCGTGCAGCTGCCGAAAAATGAATCGTTATTAGTTTTATTGGAACAAATCAAGCAGATGGAGGGCGTGCATTGCGTGAGCTCGGATTAGATCGGCCAAAGAGCAGACTTCTTACCTTATTACTCGCATTTGTGCTCCCCGGAGCCGGGCATTTATATACGGGGCGTTATCAGAGGGGACTGCTCCTGACCGCCGGTCTAGTTCTTGATATAGCTGCTATTATCAGGCTGGCAGATGCGAATGCAGCAAGGCATCTGCTCTTTATTGTTTATTTGGGGATTACGCTGCCCGTGTATTATTTTGTCAGCGTGTTTGATGCCTTGCAGACCAGGGCTGATGCCAGAGATGGATCAACGGATCAATTGTCGCCGGTAATCGGCCTGTTAATTATGGCTGCCGGTGCACTGCTGTTTATTCTGACCGACCCGCCCGCGGCGCTTATTCCGTGGATGGATGATTTGGCGGAAATGGCGGTAGGACCGTTTCTGACGGCGGTGGCGCTAGTTTTATGGTTTTCGCGAGTGAAGGGAGATCGGTCCATGTTTCGATTGGGGCGGTTCACAGCCGCCGTTTTTATTATTGCAGTCGGCGGCCTGCTCTTATGGGATCAGGTGAAGGGCCGGAATGATGTTGCCTTATTAGGCAAGTGGTGGCCTGCCGTATTTATTTTGCTTGGAGCCGAGATTATCATCTATAGCATCGTTTACCGGAAAGCGGCGAGAAAGCTGCGGTTTGATTTTATAGGCGCCATTATCGCTATTGTTATATCCGTCGTTGCTTTTACGGTGACCCAATACGCGGAGCTTCCGTTTCGCTGGCTTGACCAGTATGTTGATTTGAACGGCACACCGGACTACGGCGAAGAGAAGGGCTTTAAATTTGTAAAAGAGACGGATACGGTGCCTTTTGACGCTGCGGCCATATCCAAGCTCAAAATTTCCAATCCGAACGGGAAAGTTACGGTGCGTGGCGGCGGCACGGATCAGCTCGTTATTGATACCGAGATATGGGTGGATGTAACAGATGAACAGGCAGCCGAACAAATTGCGGATAAGTCGGCCGTAGAAAGAGTGTCGGATGCCGATTCGATGACGATAACGGCGAAAGGCGAGCCGTACGGTACGAACGGAAGCCGTAAACCGCGCATAAATATCGTCGTTACGGTTCCGCAGACAACCGTTACGGCTCAGGATCCTGAGGATAGCGCAGGCATACCTTCTGCGGATCCAAGCTCGGATAAGAACTCGAACTCGGAGTCGGATTTGAACGCAACGGAGACTCCGTTAAACGAATCGGAAAGGAACTCCGTTCCCCAGATGGCCATAACGGTTGATGTCAATAACGGCCCTGTTACGGCGAGCGGATTGAATGCACCCGGCGGAGTCCAGCTAAAGAGCGATAATGGCGATATTGATGCCGAGCAGATTAAAGGGCCCCTGGTGGTCCACGGTCTGAATGGAGGGATTAAACTCCAAACCGTAACGGGCGATGCCGAATTGTCGACAAAGAATGGTGCGATTACTGCAGATGCGC
This region of Paenibacillus sp. JDR-2 genomic DNA includes:
- a CDS encoding M24 family metallopeptidase, with the translated sequence MEIKKDISEEVVQERITKLQEAMRASAMDGFLLTQNIDLYYYTGSMQNGYAFIPSHGEPVFFVKRSLERAKLESGISVKELGAFRLFGETLAREFSQVFKAGTGKPAAVAADLDVLPALTYLKLSELLQAAGSGPVVDGSAIIRRQRMIKSPLEISRFESAAAVVDEALNEALNFLKPGVTELEWMARVEYELRIRGHIGLMRMRGYNQEIATGMFIAGSAAAVPTYFDGPAGGLGLGATSPQSVSRKAIERNEPILMDIGCCIDGYVIDQTRTAVIGELPEKLARAYNVSEAIIRKAENGMVQGAICSALYARALEQADEEGLSPHFMGYGADQAKFLGHGIGLEIDEWPVLAKGFDIPLEAGMVIAVEPKFTFPGEGVVGIENSYLITDGRPRALTFTREGLIKLP
- a CDS encoding PH domain-containing protein, which produces MDRLLSKRLHRDYITVYRLSSLITHLVLYVIVIAYLTFAAWKHWTYIPGLIGLAVVSLSAVLFVWFFPEVKYRRFQYELFDEELEIKSGLIVIRNVLVPMVRVQHVELESGPLMRKYQLASVAVVTAATTHRISGLKQSEAHFLKRRIGQLAKVDDQDD
- a CDS encoding PH domain-containing protein, producing the protein MIKRNKPRRLHPIYILFPLFNTVKGLLPLIIITLLQGVNWSGVNGYVYLGILAAVTLLMFLGLFGWRKFSFTVEDDRIVIRKGILFRDEKTIYFGRIHSVNLEQPILQRLFGVTQVKIETPGGNKKADGILAALTEKDARQLQKLLLAPHDQPAEAIVQEQPVLLNYQLTPGQLLLAAATSLNFGLVVAFIAGIISLADDFINELAPNLYSTLYKESTSVDPNYAVIAVIAVCGLAVAWLLSLVLYVIKFTGFTANKQDEQISISYGLLEKKVHHFDARKVQAVIVAEGLLHQWIGFAQIQLQVISSDKMERLMLHPFIPVASLQSVLACFVPQFTAAEIRTAAPKRAFFDYVWKGQLVTILLCAVFIYFFHIPGLWSLILLPLAAAWSWSCLSAAGMNLEDGQLTLRKRSLTRMTYYMRRPQIVSMATRRTRGQQKRRLLTVSAHVLGSLQAYRVYCLEREDVEKVWRWYSRHPSGK
- the gatC gene encoding Asp-tRNA(Asn)/Glu-tRNA(Gln) amidotransferase subunit GatC; translated protein: MSITIKDVEHVANLARLELSNEEKEQFTGQLNAILKYAEKLDSLDTDNVEPTSHVLPITNVMREDITRESLPIEKVLLNAPDEEDGQIKVPAVLE
- the gatA gene encoding Asp-tRNA(Asn)/Glu-tRNA(Gln) amidotransferase subunit GatA, whose product is MSLFDLRLQDVHSKLNNKELTVSDLVDASYRRIAETDETIKAFLTLNEENARRQADSLDKQLLEGGERGLLFGLPSGVKDNIVTEGLLTTCASQFLSNYNPIYDATTVSKLKSAQSVTIGKLNMDEFAMGGSNENSSYYPTRNPWNPEYVPGGSSGGSAASVAAGQVYFSLGSDTGGSIRQPAAYCGIVGLKPTYGLVSRFGLVAFASSLDQIGPLTKNVEDSAYVLQAIAGYDEKDSTSANVDIPDYTSALTGDVKGLRIGVPREYLGEGIDPKVKEAVMQALKTFESMGATWEEVSLPHTEYAIATYYLLASSEASSNLARFDGVRYGVRADNPENLIDLYRKSRSQGFGPEVKRRIMLGTYALSSGYYDAYYLKAQKVRTLIKQDFDNVFNQYDIIIGPTAPTTAFKIGEQVGDPLTMYLNDICTIPVSLAGIPAISVPCGTADGMPIGLQIIGKAFDESTVLRAAHAFEQQTEFHKLRPQLG
- the gatB gene encoding Asp-tRNA(Asn)/Glu-tRNA(Gln) amidotransferase subunit GatB, which encodes MSESTQYETVVGLEVHVELHTNSKIFCGCSTAFGAPANTHTCPVCLGHPGVLPVLNKQAVEYAMKAAMALNCEIADISKFDRKNYFYPDSPKAYQISQFDQPIGENGWIDIEVNGETKRIGITRLHLEEDAGKLTHVDGGYASLVDFNRVGTPLVEIVSEPDIRTPEEAKAYLEKLKAIMLYCEVSDVKMEEGSLRCDANISLRPYGQEKLGTRAELKNMNSFRGVQRGLEYEQIRQAEILNEGGLVVQETRRFDDTLGKTFSMRGKEESHDYRYFPDPDLVRLNISQEWKDRVRASIPELPDARKARYTSDYGLPSYDAEVITSSKKLADFFEESLNYTKDAKAVSNWIMGDLLGYLNANSLELSEVKITGQGLGEMIGLLEKGTISSKIAKTVFKAMLESGKLPQQIVEEQGLVQISDEGALVAVVDQIIQANPQSVEDFKAGKDKAIGFLVGQIMKETKGKANPALVNKLLLERLKA
- a CDS encoding MgtC/SapB family protein; the encoded protein is MLLGGLIGLEREQSNHAAGLRTNILVCIGSCLLMLLSIYGFSSFVNETNVRVDPARLAAAVITGVGFLGAGTIMFTGKSITGLTTAASLWVVSAIGLAVGAGFYFAAVTSTVLVLLILWAFNKLEKRYISTKREHKLIVQADEQSTIVLTLNALLTEKQIMIRKVMLEESAKHEQGVQQFMLHLTVQLPKNESLLVLLEQIKQMEGVHCVSSD
- a CDS encoding DUF6677 family protein, with protein sequence MRELGLDRPKSRLLTLLLAFVLPGAGHLYTGRYQRGLLLTAGLVLDIAAIIRLADANAARHLLFIVYLGITLPVYYFVSVFDALQTRADARDGSTDQLSPVIGLLIMAAGALLFILTDPPAALIPWMDDLAEMAVGPFLTAVALVLWFSRVKGDRSMFRLGRFTAAVFIIAVGGLLLWDQVKGRNDVALLGKWWPAVFILLGAEIIIYSIVYRKAARKLRFDFIGAIIAIVISVVAFTVTQYAELPFRWLDQYVDLNGTPDYGEEKGFKFVKETDTVPFDAAAISKLKISNPNGKVTVRGGGTDQLVIDTEIWVDVTDEQAAEQIADKSAVERVSDADSMTITAKGEPYGTNGSRKPRINIVVTVPQTTVTAQDPEDSAGIPSADPSSDKNSNSESDLNATETPLNESERNSVPQMAITVDVNNGPVTASGLNAPGGVQLKSDNGDIDAEQIKGPLVVHGLNGGIKLQTVTGDAELSTKNGAITADALNGNLTAETWNGAMTLSGITGSVGADTKNGKIAMKEVSGEVKASTLNGNIELASETVGGDWDLDSTVGEIKLRVPAAGDYSVFGSVTFGSITTDLPLTVNKKTVRGTIGSGTYRIQVNATNSIYIQMNEAG